The segment GCTCGGAGATGTGTATAAGAGACAGCTTCTACACAGTGAGGCTGGTAGAGGAGGCTAGGAGGGCCGCCGCTGAGGCTATCCCGGAGGAGTGCCTAGGCTGTAAGTACGCTAGCACCTGCGCGGGCGGCTCGGTGCAAGCTAGGCTAAGGGTGTGGGGGACGCTGAAGAGGAGGGACCCGGCGTGCACGCTGTGAGGTTTTCGTGCCTCCCTGAGGTCACCCACTACGTGAGGATGCACGCCGTAGAGGCGGGGGTAGTTAAGCCTAGCCTACTAAGGATAGAGGTGGTCTACACCGCGGACATAAACAGGTACCTGCTGAGCGTAAGGCCTGAGCTAGGTCAAGTCTCTACGGGCTTCCTGCCGACGGCCCTGGGGGAGGCTGAGCTTAGGCTGGTGGCCGTGTACCCGAGCTACCGGAAGAAGCTCACCGAGAACTTGCTATTGGCGAGGAGGGGCTCCGAGGTAGAGGGGCCCGGGGACCTAGAGGGTAGGCGGGTGGGCGTGCCGGGCATGGACAAGACCACCACTGTGGTCGCGCTGGGGATGCTGAGGGAGTACGCGAGGCCTGAGCGCGTGGAGCTAGTAGAGGCCAGCCCCGGCGCCCTGCTCGCTAAGCTAGACGCAGGCGAGGTCGACGCAGCGCTCCTGCTAGGCTACTATACCGTCGAGGCTCTTCACAGCGGGAGGTATAAGGTAGTCTGGAGCCCCTACGACGACTTCGCGAAGAGGTACGGGAGGAGGCCGATAAACTCGCTAATAGTAGCCCAGCGCGGCTTCGTAGAGGGGGGGAGGGGCTTTAGGGAGGCGTGGAGGGCCGTTCAAGAGTCCTGCGCGTACGGCAAGGAGCACTGGGAGGAGCTCGTCGAGCGGTACGTTAAGGAGGTTAGGGGGGGAGGCGAGGCGCTGCTGAGAGCCTACAAGGACTGGCTCTCCCGCTCAGGCTTAACAATACCGACCGCTCCTAGTAGCGAGGACCTGGAGCTGATACGCGCGATATGCGAGATCGCGGAGGAGCTGGGCGTCGCGAGGAGGGCGCCGTCGGTCGAGGAGCTCTCCAGGATCCTAGCCCCAGGCTAAGTGGGGGCGGCTAGGCTAGGAGGGCGGTGGCTATGAGCGAAGCGGCGAGGACCAGCCTCGTAGAGACCATCATGTGGAGCGACGCCGCCCTAATCGCGCCCAGTATCTTCACGGTCTGGCAGGCGGGGCCCCGCGCCTCGAGCATCCTTCGCGCAGCGATAGGGGCGTAGGCCAGCCCCGCTAAGCTCAGCGGCGGCGCTACGCGAGCAGCTACGAGCAGGGCTAGCCATAGGCAGCTGGCCGCGAAGAGGGCTAGGCCTAGGTCGTAGGCTCGCTCCGGGCCTAGGTACTTAACACCCACCTTCCTCCCGTAGCTCACGTCCGCCTCCCAGTCCGGCATCGAGGTTAGGAGGCGGAGGTGGAGGCTGGCGAGGGCCGTCGGGGCGACGAGCAGCCAGAACTCAGCCGGCAGGGCCTTCATCTGGACGTAGCAGGCCACGAGGGAGACGAGCACCGTTATGTTTAGGACTATTAGGGCCTCGTGGGCCAGGGGGGCCCGGTAAGTTAGCTTGAACGGCGGGGCCTCGTAGAAGGCGCCGCAGAAGGCGGCGAAGAGCCCGACGGGGACCAGCTCCCAGAGCCCCGTGGTGAAGACTAAGTAGAACCCTAGCGCAGCTGCGAGCGCGTAGGCCACGACGCTGGCCCTGAAGGCCTGCTCAGCGCTCAAGACCCCCCTGACTATGAGG is part of the Candidatus Nezhaarchaeota archaeon genome and harbors:
- a CDS encoding ABC transporter substrate-binding protein, with amino-acid sequence MHAVRFSCLPEVTHYVRMHAVEAGVVKPSLLRIEVVYTADINRYLLSVRPELGQVSTGFLPTALGEAELRLVAVYPSYRKKLTENLLLARRGSEVEGPGDLEGRRVGVPGMDKTTTVVALGMLREYARPERVELVEASPGALLAKLDAGEVDAALLLGYYTVEALHSGRYKVVWSPYDDFAKRYGRRPINSLIVAQRGFVEGGRGFREAWRAVQESCAYGKEHWEELVERYVKEVRGGGEALLRAYKDWLSRSGLTIPTAPSSEDLELIRAICEIAEELGVARRAPSVEELSRILAPG
- a CDS encoding prenyltransferase — encoded protein: MSPPQPPRWPAASSQGRLGLVRRLKAYLELYNPRFILDPVGAFVLGAATAYYFTESVDWPPLALAFAAVNLMAYGSFGMNEYGGYVIGTDKASLEVALRKGFIVREAASGNLIVRGVLSAEQAFRASVVAYALAAALGFYLVFTTGLWELVPVGLFAAFCGAFYEAPPFKLTYRAPLAHEALIVLNITVLVSLVACYVQMKALPAEFWLLVAPTALASLHLRLLTSMPDWEADVSYGRKVGVKYLGPERAYDLGLALFAASCLWLALLVAARVAPPLSLAGLAYAPIAARRMLEARGPACQTVKILGAIRAASLHMMVSTRLVLAASLIATALLA